AAGTAATACCATTGCAATTATTATCCCGAACAGAGGTTATATTGGTAATTGGGTCATCACCAAAGAATACAATGGATTTACTAGAATATCAAGCCAAAAAACTATTTAACCAAGTGGGTATCCCCGTATTACCTTCTCAACCTCTATCGAGCGCCAGTGAATTAAAAAATCTCCAAATTCCCTATCCCGTAGTCTTAAAATCCCAAGTGATGGCCAGTGGTAGAGCTAAATTAGGAGGTGTAAAGTTTGTTAATAATACCATAGATGCGATCGCTGCTTGTCAATCTATTTTTAGCCTCGCCATCGAAAAAGAATATCCGAAAGTAATTTTGGCCGAAAGCCGTTACAACGCCCAAAAAGAGATATTTTTGGCCATCATGCTTGATTATAAACTCAAAAAACCCGTCATATTTGGCTCAGGGCAAGGGGGAATCAACATCGAAGAATTATTAAACAACCTCGTTTATTGCCCCATAAAAGACGAATACTCACCCTTTTATGGTCGTCGTCTTGCCAAAAAAATGGGCTTACAAGGCAAAACCATCAACGCCGTTACTAACATTATCAATAAAATGTATCGGCTTTTTATAGACCAAGATTTAGATATGATTGAAATTAATCCCCTTGGTATTAACCATGATGGAGCCGTCATGGCCCTCGATGGTAAAATCAGAGTCAATGATTATGGGCTACTTCGTCATCCCGAACTATCGGAGTTAATTAAACCCATTCAAGATTCTAGCCCCCATCAATCTATTAACTATTCTCCTAATAACTCTCTTTTTTCTCAATTTAATATTAATACTCATCAAAAAACTGCCCTGATTTCTGCTAGTATAGATAAAGCTATTTTTAGCATAAATAATAGTCAAAATATTATCAGTAACGATACAATAAATACTTGCTTTATTCTTGAAAAGCCTTGTAATCAAATAACTTCAGAAGATATTAACGAAATATTTTATAAAATTATAAAATCAGAAACTATCAATAAAGTTTTAGTGGATTTACCCCTAGAATATCAATTTAATTATAGTTTAATTCAAGTAATTTCTAAACATTATCCTACGGATTTTTCCCACTGGTCAAACAAAAATGACGAAAGGGGCGATCGCCCCACAGGAACAAGATTTGAAATCAGAGAGTCTAACAAAAATAAGACCTCCTTTGCCCTCAGAAAAATAGACTGGATAATCAAAACCAAAGGAGACAAACTCAATAATCAAATTAACAATTTACCCATAACAATAATTAACATAATATGACGAAAATTTTCTTAAAATAAAAATATCCCCACTCCCCCTATTCCATAAGCAATAGTTTATGATACCCATTATTTGTCCGAAATGCGGATACAGTAACCAACAAGATAGCAAATTTTGTACCTTTTGTGGTCATGATGTAGAATTTCTTCGACCCCATATTGATAGTAATTTTAGCCTTAAGATGGCAGAAAAAGCATCTATGGAATTTCCAGAAGATGAAAGCCTTACCCAAATAAACAACCATGAGGACTTTTTTCCCTATGGAAAAGATGATTTCCTCAATTCATCAGAAGAAAACGAAGATGACATCCCCACCGTTGCTAATTGGAATATTCCCACAGAGTTAAACACCGCCATCGATGAAAACGATTCTAATCCCAGAACCATTATTGATGTAAGAGTGACCAATTCTGTTAATAAAACAACCCTTGTTTTAACTAACCCTGATACCGACAAAACTTTTATCTTTCCCCCAGATAAAAAAGCCATTTATTGTGGAAGATATAACGAAGATTTTGCCATTGATATAGATTTATCAAATTTACCCCATAGCGACATTGTATCTAGGGTTCATTTCATTATTCATATTGATTTTGAAACCTATTACATAGAAGATGCAGGAAGTTCTAACGGTACTTTTTTGAACAATGAGGAAGTAAAAAGTGGTCATATTCATCGTCAACAAATACACATTGGAGATGAAATTAAACTAGGGAAAACCACCCCCTTAAAACTCATATTTCAAGAAGTAGAAAACATTGTTTATTCTCCCTCAGAATAATTAATTAATCCGAATTATTTTAACTACTACTATTAATAATAGAAACAAAACATAGACCCATGAAAAACCAACTCATTGCATTAGCCATATTATCAGGATTAAGTCTGGGTAGTTTAAGTCAACATAACCCTGCCCAAGCCCAAAACCGTAACCTTTATCGTTGCGTCATGAAAAACGATGCCCCCACCACCGTAGTTGATACCCCCAGAGGGCGCATTGATTTGATTGTCTGGAAAAACGAACTTCCGGGCGGATGGTCTCCTGTGAGAAGATGTCAAGAAATTACCAAAAGATTTCAAACTTTTTCAGATCGTGGCGCTTTACGCTATGTTACCAGTGGTCGTCTCAATAATCAACCAGTGATTTGTGTGGCAGAGAATCGCCCAGGAGTAGGTATTAGTTGCCGAAATGATGGCTTACTATTAACCCTAGCTCAAAATGAAAATCCTCAAAGGGTTATGGAACAATTATTTGATATATCTGCAAGGGTGAGGGGAGGTAATCCTATTACCAGGAATATTCAAGAAAGAACTATATTAGCGGTGGATCGTTTTCTTGATGAAGTGGATATAGTAGAAGAAGGGGAAGATGTAGAGGTGATTGATATTACCGATGCTAGTGCCGATGAAATTTCCGATTTGATGGATGATGGGGAGACACCAAATCAACCCATGGTTAATCCTAGTCGTTGCTCTACTCCTACCCCAGAATTACAGCCCGTGGAGCAATAAAAACAACATGGAGTCGAAGTGAATGTAATTGTAAGGCGGCACCCAGATTCGAACTGGGGGATGAAGGTTTTGCAGACCTCTGCCTTACCACTTGGCTATGCCGCCGTTTTTTAGCCATTTATTATATTAACTTAAAGTTAGTGTAATATGCAAGGAGAAATTATGTCCATTGAAATTGAACGCAAGTTTTTAGTTAATAAGGAGCTTTGGCAACCTCCTGATGAGGGGGTGATTTATCAACAAGGTTATATTTACACTCAAAATGGTAGCACCGTTCGGGTAAGGGTTGCAGGAAATGTTGGTTTTCTTACCCTCAAGACGAAAACAAACGGTATGAGTCGATATGAGTTTGAATATCCGATTCCCTTGTTTGAAGCCCAAGAAATGTTAAGGATTATGTGCGATCGCCCCTTAATCGAAAAAAAACGTTATAAAATTAAAATCGAAGAACTAATTTGGGAAATAGACGAATTTTTTGGAGATAACCAAGGCTTATTGTTAGCAGAAGTAGAACTAAGCTCAGAAAATCAAACCATCTCACTACCCCCATGGATAGATCGAGAAGTAACAGGGGATTTACGCTACTATAACTCTAATCTGGTTAAAAATCCCTACAATAATGGTAAATGGATAAAGTCCTAAGCAGAAAATAATCCATAAAACCTATCAAAAGGTGCAACATCTAAGGTAATCTTTTTTAGGAAATAAAAATAAATTATTGCTAGGAGAATACCATGGAACGCACTTTTTTAATGATTAAACCCGACGGAGTACAACGCAACCTCGTAGGAGAAGTAATCAAACGTTTAGAAAATAAAGGATTTACCCTCGTTGGCTTAAAATTAATGGCCGTATCCCAAGAATTAGCCGAAAAACATTACGATGTCCATAAAGAGCGCCCCTTCTTTGGTAGCTTAGTAGAATTTATCGTATCTTCCCCCGTGGTTGCCATGGTATGGGAAGGAGAAGGGGTTGTCGCCTCTGCCCGTAAAATTATCGGTGCCACTGATCCTTTAAGTGCTGAACCTGGTACTATTAGAGGAGATTATGGAGTTAATATCGGTAGAAACCTCATCCATGGCTCAGATGCCATTGAAACTGCCCAAAGAGAAATCAGCCTTTGGTTTAAAGAAGAAGAACTTTGCTCCTGGCAAAACACCATGAAACCTTGGCTTTCTGAATAATATATCATTTCCCCTCTCAAAACGGAGGGGTTTACTATGATTTAAAATTTGCTTGAAACAATTATTAATTATCAATTCTTTGAACCATTGCCCATTGCCTATTCCCTATATAATTGTATGATTGATAATATTATGAGTAAATTGTTATAAGATGCCTGATTTTCTCTTAGAAATTGGAACAGAAGAATTACCCGCTAGTTTTGTGGACAGTGCGATCGCACAGTGGCAAGAAAAAATAAAAAATCATTTAGAATCAGAATATCTACAACCTGAAAAAATCAATATATATGGCACTCCTAGACGTTTAGCCGTATTAATAGAAGGCATCGGCGAAAAACAACCCGACAGAGAAGAAGAAATAAAAGGCCCCCCCGTCAGCGCCGCCTACAAAGATGGGCAACCCACCAAAGCATTAGAAGGTTTTACCCGTAAGCAAGGAGTAAGTATGGATGAGGTGGAAATCAAATCTACTCCTAAAGGGGATTTTATCTTTGTTAATAAAAAGTTTGTAGGGAAAAACAGCACAGAAATATTACAACAGTTAATCCCGCAAT
The Cyanobacterium stanieri LEGE 03274 genome window above contains:
- a CDS encoding FHA domain-containing protein, with amino-acid sequence MIPIICPKCGYSNQQDSKFCTFCGHDVEFLRPHIDSNFSLKMAEKASMEFPEDESLTQINNHEDFFPYGKDDFLNSSEENEDDIPTVANWNIPTELNTAIDENDSNPRTIIDVRVTNSVNKTTLVLTNPDTDKTFIFPPDKKAIYCGRYNEDFAIDIDLSNLPHSDIVSRVHFIIHIDFETYYIEDAGSSNGTFLNNEEVKSGHIHRQQIHIGDEIKLGKTTPLKLIFQEVENIVYSPSE
- a CDS encoding ATP-grasp domain-containing protein — protein: MDLLEYQAKKLFNQVGIPVLPSQPLSSASELKNLQIPYPVVLKSQVMASGRAKLGGVKFVNNTIDAIAACQSIFSLAIEKEYPKVILAESRYNAQKEIFLAIMLDYKLKKPVIFGSGQGGINIEELLNNLVYCPIKDEYSPFYGRRLAKKMGLQGKTINAVTNIINKMYRLFIDQDLDMIEINPLGINHDGAVMALDGKIRVNDYGLLRHPELSELIKPIQDSSPHQSINYSPNNSLFSQFNINTHQKTALISASIDKAIFSINNSQNIISNDTINTCFILEKPCNQITSEDINEIFYKIIKSETINKVLVDLPLEYQFNYSLIQVISKHYPTDFSHWSNKNDERGDRPTGTRFEIRESNKNKTSFALRKIDWIIKTKGDKLNNQINNLPITIINII
- a CDS encoding CYTH domain-containing protein translates to MSIEIERKFLVNKELWQPPDEGVIYQQGYIYTQNGSTVRVRVAGNVGFLTLKTKTNGMSRYEFEYPIPLFEAQEMLRIMCDRPLIEKKRYKIKIEELIWEIDEFFGDNQGLLLAEVELSSENQTISLPPWIDREVTGDLRYYNSNLVKNPYNNGKWIKS
- the ndk gene encoding nucleoside-diphosphate kinase, whose protein sequence is MERTFLMIKPDGVQRNLVGEVIKRLENKGFTLVGLKLMAVSQELAEKHYDVHKERPFFGSLVEFIVSSPVVAMVWEGEGVVASARKIIGATDPLSAEPGTIRGDYGVNIGRNLIHGSDAIETAQREISLWFKEEELCSWQNTMKPWLSE
- a CDS encoding COP23 domain-containing protein codes for the protein MKNQLIALAILSGLSLGSLSQHNPAQAQNRNLYRCVMKNDAPTTVVDTPRGRIDLIVWKNELPGGWSPVRRCQEITKRFQTFSDRGALRYVTSGRLNNQPVICVAENRPGVGISCRNDGLLLTLAQNENPQRVMEQLFDISARVRGGNPITRNIQERTILAVDRFLDEVDIVEEGEDVEVIDITDASADEISDLMDDGETPNQPMVNPSRCSTPTPELQPVEQ